A genomic region of Candidatus Kryptoniota bacterium contains the following coding sequences:
- the thyX gene encoding FAD-dependent thymidylate synthase — MGELESLKDLNIKVLDDGFIRVVDLMGSDDAIVQAARVSYGKGTKKISEDRGLIRYLMRHRHTTPFEMCEIKFHLRVPMDCWRQWIRHRSANVNEYSTRYSIAIDATQKTKPSEWRLQAASNRQGSQGFLNEEAGENLSAKEEELQSLARQIYNERLDAGIAREQARKDLPLSTYTEAYWKIDLHNLLHFLELRMDEYAQFEIRQYARAIGYDVVSKWCPFTWEAFLDYRVNSLNLSRIEMEIIQLLSCNQGDSAKELLGKYGLLNYAEDGTLKKNRERDELEQKLEKLNITKSW, encoded by the coding sequence ATGGGCGAGTTAGAATCACTCAAAGACTTGAACATTAAGGTGCTCGACGACGGATTCATCAGGGTCGTCGACCTCATGGGTTCGGACGATGCGATCGTTCAGGCAGCGAGAGTGTCATACGGGAAGGGGACGAAGAAGATATCGGAGGACAGAGGTCTGATCAGATACCTGATGAGGCACAGGCACACAACACCATTTGAGATGTGTGAGATAAAATTCCACCTCAGAGTCCCGATGGATTGCTGGCGGCAATGGATAAGGCACAGGAGCGCCAATGTAAACGAGTACTCCACGCGTTACTCTATCGCCATAGACGCGACGCAAAAAACAAAACCTTCCGAGTGGAGACTCCAGGCGGCGTCCAACAGGCAAGGGAGTCAGGGCTTCTTAAATGAGGAAGCGGGCGAAAATTTATCTGCCAAAGAAGAAGAGCTTCAGAGTCTTGCGAGACAGATCTACAATGAGAGGCTCGATGCCGGCATAGCTCGCGAACAGGCGCGAAAAGATCTACCGCTTTCAACTTACACAGAAGCTTACTGGAAGATCGACCTTCACAACCTCTTGCACTTTCTCGAGCTGCGAATGGATGAGTACGCCCAATTCGAGATCAGGCAGTATGCCAGGGCGATAGGTTACGACGTCGTAAGCAAGTGGTGCCCTTTCACATGGGAGGCTTTCCTGGACTACCGCGTGAACTCGCTCAACCTTTCGCGGATTGAAATGGAAATCATCCAACTTCTCTCGTGCAATCAGGGTGATAGCGCGAAAGAACTGCTCGGGAAGTACGGGCTTCTCAATTATGCCGAAGATGGAACTTTGAAGAAGAACCGGGAGAGAGACGAGCTGGAGCAGAAACTCGAGAAGCTTAACATCACAAAATCGTGGTAG
- a CDS encoding T9SS type A sorting domain-containing protein, producing the protein MIEKTKLIAPDTYRLMEAAARERVSTGAQDSVGMVQQFFALNFVTEVYYTVSATLMVRGAVTEIWVDDAELANGHVDAAVVDSIFIALESRTPSGSRNPDEGIVKLDEEYFGMPPNSGNSNGYISILITDLKDGWTSSVNSPFIAGFFLNNDQPDPQSGLYQAGSNRRDMLYVDSYPGIYYNGIKNPAAPLPTVAHELQHLIHWHYDPGEVTFLNEGCSTNAEVICGNPLRSPSLYFNDTNVPLFTWHATTDQNVLADYSRAALFMRYLFEQFGDDFARDFVQNPAEGIAGISSTLSEVGSSLTFEQVFKNWAIANEVNDTTLGREYGYEYPISLRPVPLSITDPNVCMTQYSTNGTAVRYVDYSNGSSLTLNFVSGGAEVTAIETGVTKSVQPVQIPSASNFPDFGSRYNDVTLVMVNPNLIGSGTISMNSSGLLEALRNEAMYDDGTPDALDGVNFIGFHGASAGSGWAVQFTPLRPSNQLVKAEIYAAFAQEFSGSGLPSNAPKEFTFHVWGDDQGIPGQDIITPFLVSVNRSQFDASFIQVDLTPYANQLSNLKGPIYIGFIDNDTLSTSVALNHQQPTNYSFGYSQAVLGGWSKLSNMTLSTSTKQNISLVGWNLMMRAVFSYPTNNSAPPKLSAGIIHSYLEPGLIQVEVIADSALRQQSICATVTQSGSSNSVSLLQSSPVKFFSTAGAPLSAGPGSVMVKAAKLFGGNYADTAFVFNSTSVGDLETPMESPDARFHMTFPAVSSAFLATIAEGSVVPVDSRAFDVYTIGPEGQSLDSPASIVLDSVSFDTTQFVPAISLNSSWYSLPFSIESGNLVSITTKISMFAIVPREITTTLLIPSTYTLFQNFPNPFNPTTSILYTLPVNTPVRLDVFDVLGRRVATLENSTMNAGPHQVVFDPSKYALSSGVYFYRLLAGGYVSTKKMMILK; encoded by the coding sequence GTGATCGAAAAGACCAAGTTGATCGCTCCGGACACGTACCGCCTCATGGAGGCTGCAGCACGGGAAAGGGTCTCTACAGGCGCCCAGGATAGCGTAGGCATGGTACAGCAGTTCTTCGCGCTCAATTTCGTGACAGAAGTTTACTACACGGTCTCGGCGACGCTCATGGTTAGAGGGGCAGTGACTGAAATCTGGGTTGACGACGCAGAGCTTGCTAACGGACATGTGGACGCCGCAGTTGTGGACTCCATCTTCATCGCACTTGAGAGTCGGACGCCATCCGGATCTAGAAATCCTGACGAAGGAATTGTAAAACTTGATGAAGAGTATTTCGGAATGCCACCGAATTCGGGGAACAGCAACGGCTACATCTCAATTTTGATTACTGATCTCAAAGACGGTTGGACGTCCTCGGTGAACTCTCCGTTCATTGCGGGATTCTTTCTTAATAACGATCAACCAGACCCGCAAAGCGGCTTGTACCAGGCAGGAAGTAATCGGCGCGACATGCTTTACGTAGATTCATATCCAGGCATATATTACAACGGGATAAAAAATCCCGCCGCGCCCCTTCCGACAGTAGCCCATGAGCTGCAGCATCTCATTCACTGGCATTACGATCCAGGGGAAGTCACTTTCCTGAACGAAGGCTGCTCCACGAACGCCGAAGTCATCTGTGGGAACCCGCTGAGAAGTCCCTCCCTCTATTTCAACGACACAAACGTACCGCTCTTTACCTGGCACGCAACGACCGATCAGAATGTGCTCGCGGATTATTCACGGGCCGCGCTATTCATGAGATATCTTTTCGAACAATTTGGAGATGACTTCGCCAGGGACTTCGTGCAGAACCCCGCCGAGGGGATCGCGGGAATAAGCTCGACTCTGTCCGAGGTTGGAAGTTCGTTGACGTTCGAACAGGTGTTCAAAAATTGGGCAATTGCAAACGAAGTGAATGACACCACCCTAGGTCGTGAATACGGTTACGAGTATCCGATTTCGCTTAGACCCGTTCCGCTTTCCATCACGGACCCTAACGTTTGCATGACGCAATACAGCACCAATGGTACTGCAGTAAGGTACGTAGACTACTCGAATGGAAGTTCTCTCACCCTAAATTTTGTATCGGGCGGAGCGGAAGTTACGGCGATCGAGACCGGCGTTACGAAATCAGTCCAACCAGTGCAGATACCGTCGGCATCTAACTTTCCGGATTTCGGATCAAGGTATAACGACGTCACACTAGTAATGGTCAATCCCAATTTGATCGGAAGCGGCACGATTTCAATGAACAGCAGCGGGTTACTCGAAGCCCTCCGCAACGAGGCGATGTACGACGACGGGACACCCGACGCGCTAGACGGCGTAAACTTCATCGGATTCCACGGAGCTTCCGCTGGCTCAGGTTGGGCGGTCCAGTTTACACCCCTTAGGCCGAGTAACCAGCTGGTCAAGGCGGAGATCTATGCCGCGTTTGCGCAAGAGTTTTCAGGATCAGGCCTTCCCTCCAATGCGCCAAAGGAATTCACATTCCATGTGTGGGGAGATGACCAGGGGATTCCTGGGCAGGACATAATTACACCTTTCCTGGTGAGCGTGAACAGGTCTCAGTTCGACGCATCATTCATCCAGGTCGACCTGACACCTTATGCGAACCAACTCTCCAATTTGAAAGGTCCGATCTACATTGGGTTCATTGATAATGACACGCTCAGCACCTCGGTTGCATTGAATCATCAGCAGCCGACAAATTATTCCTTCGGATACTCTCAGGCCGTATTAGGTGGATGGTCAAAGTTATCGAACATGACTCTATCGACATCAACGAAGCAAAACATTTCGCTTGTCGGATGGAACCTGATGATGCGCGCGGTGTTCAGCTACCCAACCAACAACTCCGCGCCTCCAAAGCTTTCAGCGGGGATTATCCATAGTTACCTCGAGCCCGGCCTGATCCAGGTAGAGGTAATCGCGGATTCGGCCCTGAGACAGCAAAGCATTTGCGCAACGGTCACCCAGTCGGGCTCGTCCAATTCTGTAAGTCTTCTTCAGAGCAGTCCCGTGAAATTCTTCTCGACTGCCGGTGCGCCTCTCAGCGCCGGTCCGGGAAGCGTGATGGTGAAAGCCGCGAAGTTGTTCGGGGGAAACTATGCCGATACGGCCTTCGTGTTCAACTCGACAAGCGTCGGTGATCTGGAGACACCCATGGAATCTCCGGACGCTCGATTCCACATGACTTTCCCAGCCGTATCGAGCGCATTCCTGGCCACAATCGCGGAAGGAAGTGTCGTTCCTGTGGATTCAAGGGCGTTTGACGTTTACACGATCGGACCGGAAGGACAGTCGCTCGACTCACCCGCGAGTATCGTACTTGATTCGGTATCATTCGATACTACCCAATTTGTTCCGGCAATTAGCTTGAATTCCTCATGGTACTCCTTACCGTTTTCAATTGAATCCGGAAATCTTGTTTCCATCACTACCAAAATTTCTATGTTCGCTATAGTCCCAAGAGAGATCACCACAACTCTTCTGATTCCGTCGACTTACACTCTCTTTCAGAATTTTCCGAATCCTTTTAACCCAACAACTTCGATTCTATACACACTCCCGGTAAATACACCGGTTAGACTAGACGTATTCGACGTGCTCGGAAGACGCGTTGCGACTCTGGAGAATTCCACAATGAACGCAGGGCCACACCAGGTGGTATTTGATCCGTCTAAGTATGCGCTCTCGAGCGGCGTATACTTTTATAGACTCTTGGCAGGGGGATACGTCTCTACAAAGAAAATGATGATATTGAAATAA
- a CDS encoding thioesterase family protein, whose translation MYSIKTSIRVRYAETDQMHGVYNGRYFEYFEVGRAELMRSLGMTYRQFEQSGFFLPLTEAYAKYLKQVQYDDVLDVVASLKDRPQARLRIDYEIYRGAEKMTEGFTVHSFIDAKTGKPLRAPALFLDLLSGKL comes from the coding sequence ATGTATTCGATCAAAACAAGTATAAGAGTTCGTTACGCGGAAACCGACCAGATGCACGGCGTCTACAACGGCCGGTATTTTGAATACTTCGAGGTCGGCCGCGCCGAGTTGATGCGCTCCCTGGGTATGACTTATCGCCAGTTCGAACAATCAGGCTTCTTCCTCCCGTTAACGGAAGCCTATGCCAAGTACCTGAAGCAGGTACAATACGACGACGTATTAGACGTAGTAGCATCATTGAAAGACCGGCCTCAGGCCCGGCTCAGAATCGATTACGAGATCTATCGTGGAGCGGAGAAGATGACTGAGGGATTCACCGTTCACAGTTTCATAGACGCAAAGACAGGCAAGCCCCTCAGGGCGCCGGCTCTTTTTCTCGATTTGCTTTCAGGAAAACTCTAG
- a CDS encoding Trm112 family protein, with amino-acid sequence MLKKELLEILCCPKPDCRGDLDYSTEKNTLTCKKCGHVYRVENDIPIMLIDDDGGKDAKKE; translated from the coding sequence ATGCTTAAGAAGGAATTGCTCGAAATACTCTGCTGCCCGAAACCGGATTGCCGGGGCGACCTGGATTACAGCACGGAGAAAAATACACTGACGTGCAAGAAATGTGGGCACGTTTACCGGGTAGAGAACGATATCCCCATAATGCTCATCGATGATGACGGTGGAAAGGACGCGAAAAAGGAGTGA
- a CDS encoding bifunctional YncE family protein/alkaline phosphatase family protein, protein MKKILYFFLVDLIMSALCVAQTPGEANNRYLLPNGWWLSPAGHSIALGDLPLNAAVSPDGKYLAVTHGGVSKPVLMLVDLTNEKVVQSIQLRDSWLGIAFQGKKLFVSGGNQNCVYTFDLDHGELHDSSAIKFADPVPKSTAWAAGLDVYKHTLAVVFRGDSTLRYYDLGNKKILTAKLDGMPYYCKYTRDGILLVSIWGSKKVEAFSSKKLLYNFRTGDHPTEICLSPSGMFAYVANSNDNSVTVFNLETRKVTATVSTALYPDSPEGSTTNSVCATSDGRFMLAANADNNSVAIINVSKPNSPTPVGFIPVGWYPTKVMIVPGKKHDEEGTILVLNGKGERSYANPQHQYIGTLLKGTLSFIDFPIGRESSKYTQQVYANTPYRPSVSKEAGFEPGNPVPNKVGVASPIKYIFYFIKENRTYDQVFGDIKQGNGDTSLVMFGETVTPNLHKLVTSFVLLDNLYADAEVSADGHNWSTAAYATDYVEKSWPSNYGGRGAPYDFEGEEKTAAPTSGYIWDDCAKHGVTLRDYGEFVDSDPDNPGLDRPNQKVLAENFDPAYKGWDLEYSDLDRYKAWEKDFDSLVNIGKLPQFNIIRLPNDHTSGTRKGTLTPQAMVAQNDYALGMFVDKISHSSAWSQSAIFVIEDDAQNGADHVDAHRTEALVLGPFVKRNFVDHTLYSTSSILRTMELILGLPPMSQYDVAANPMFDSFTPSPDTSSYTVVQPLIDLNAKNKAGEYGQNLMKKMNFKVADAVPDRLFNEILWKAIKGTEMPAPRYSIISGGN, encoded by the coding sequence ATGAAAAAAATCCTGTACTTTTTTCTAGTCGACCTTATAATGTCCGCACTATGTGTCGCTCAAACTCCCGGTGAAGCGAACAATCGCTATCTCCTTCCCAACGGCTGGTGGTTGTCTCCGGCAGGACATTCCATTGCTTTGGGGGATCTCCCTCTTAACGCGGCTGTATCTCCCGACGGCAAATATCTGGCGGTCACGCACGGCGGAGTGTCGAAGCCCGTCCTGATGCTTGTCGATCTCACTAACGAAAAAGTGGTACAGTCTATCCAGCTGAGGGATAGCTGGCTCGGAATCGCATTTCAGGGGAAGAAACTGTTTGTCTCGGGCGGAAATCAAAACTGTGTATATACGTTCGATCTTGATCATGGAGAGCTTCATGATTCGAGTGCGATCAAGTTTGCTGATCCGGTCCCGAAGTCAACTGCCTGGGCGGCGGGTCTTGATGTTTACAAGCACACGCTTGCGGTCGTCTTCAGGGGAGACAGCACCTTACGTTATTACGATCTTGGGAACAAAAAGATCTTGACAGCGAAGCTCGACGGGATGCCATACTATTGCAAATATACACGAGACGGAATATTGCTGGTATCAATCTGGGGATCCAAAAAGGTGGAAGCATTCAGTTCGAAGAAGCTTCTGTACAATTTTAGAACCGGTGACCATCCCACTGAGATCTGCTTGAGCCCGAGCGGGATGTTCGCATACGTTGCGAACTCCAACGACAACAGCGTGACGGTCTTCAACCTGGAGACTCGTAAGGTCACTGCTACAGTTTCTACCGCGCTATATCCGGATTCACCGGAAGGATCAACTACAAATTCAGTATGTGCGACATCGGACGGCCGATTTATGCTCGCTGCGAATGCAGACAACAATTCGGTCGCAATAATAAATGTGTCAAAGCCGAATTCGCCGACGCCTGTGGGATTCATTCCGGTCGGTTGGTATCCCACAAAGGTAATGATCGTTCCGGGGAAGAAGCACGATGAGGAGGGGACGATACTCGTATTGAACGGGAAGGGTGAGAGGTCGTACGCGAACCCGCAACACCAATACATTGGGACGCTTTTGAAGGGCACTCTATCGTTCATCGATTTCCCAATCGGAAGAGAGAGCTCGAAATACACGCAGCAGGTATATGCGAACACTCCGTACAGGCCGAGCGTATCAAAGGAGGCAGGCTTCGAACCGGGGAATCCGGTGCCGAACAAAGTCGGCGTCGCCTCGCCGATCAAGTACATTTTCTACTTCATCAAGGAGAATCGCACATACGACCAGGTGTTCGGAGATATAAAGCAGGGCAACGGGGACACGAGTCTTGTAATGTTCGGAGAGACCGTAACACCGAACCTGCATAAGCTTGTGACGAGCTTCGTCCTGCTGGACAATCTTTACGCGGACGCGGAAGTAAGTGCAGACGGCCACAACTGGTCGACCGCCGCATATGCGACTGACTATGTAGAAAAGAGCTGGCCTTCGAACTACGGAGGCCGTGGTGCACCCTATGATTTTGAGGGAGAGGAAAAAACGGCTGCACCGACTTCAGGTTACATCTGGGACGACTGTGCGAAGCACGGCGTAACGCTCAGAGATTACGGTGAGTTTGTCGATTCAGATCCTGACAACCCTGGGTTGGACCGTCCGAATCAAAAAGTACTTGCCGAGAATTTCGACCCGGCGTACAAAGGATGGGACCTCGAGTACTCCGACCTGGACAGGTACAAAGCCTGGGAAAAGGATTTTGACTCGCTCGTAAACATCGGGAAGCTGCCGCAGTTCAACATAATCCGGCTCCCAAACGATCACACTTCGGGGACGCGAAAGGGCACGCTGACTCCACAGGCAATGGTGGCGCAGAACGATTATGCTCTCGGGATGTTCGTCGACAAGATTTCACACAGCAGCGCCTGGAGTCAGTCGGCGATCTTTGTAATTGAAGACGACGCCCAGAATGGAGCGGACCACGTCGACGCGCACAGAACGGAGGCGCTTGTCTTGGGGCCGTTCGTAAAACGCAATTTTGTCGATCACACTCTCTATTCGACCTCATCCATTCTCAGGACGATGGAACTTATTCTCGGTCTTCCGCCAATGAGCCAGTACGATGTCGCTGCCAATCCGATGTTCGATTCGTTCACGCCGTCGCCGGATACGTCCAGCTACACCGTGGTACAGCCGCTGATTGATCTGAACGCGAAAAATAAAGCCGGCGAGTACGGGCAAAACCTGATGAAGAAAATGAATTTCAAAGTTGCCGATGCGGTTCCGGATAGATTGTTCAATGAAATCCTCTGGAAGGCGATCAAAGGGACCGAGATGCCGGCGCCGAGGTATTCAATAATCTCGGGGGGAAATTGA
- a CDS encoding polysaccharide biosynthesis C-terminal domain-containing protein — MLDKIKSLGADTAVYGVSTIIGRFLNFLLVPFYTNVLSTSQYGIVATVYSYIAFMNIIYIYGMESAYFKYASTREIGNDREIFTTPFISVFITSVIFSSILFAASIHLAPLIQVPVQFADTIRYSAIILILDSMSVVPFAALRLQRKVKLFASVKVINIVVNVASNVVLLVKFHAGIEGIFISGVIASGVTLILLSPTILRMFAPKYNLELFRALLKFGLPYIPAGLAAMMVQVIDRPILLALTNESTVGIYQANYRLGILMMLIVSMYDYAWRPFFLTHANDPNAKDLFSRILTYFTLFSSIVVLLVTLYIDDLVKFRVFGRFIINPAYWSGLGIVPIVLIGYLFNGIYVNLMAGIYIEKKTAHLPYITGIGAAINVIANLLLIPKFGMFGAAWATFLAYGGMAIAIYIVSQKFYPVQYETARLTKIGLSLGVVVLLFAYRNTLFFSLNEQVLKISGLVTFIVLLLILRFPNKGELRIVRRKG; from the coding sequence TTGCTTGACAAAATAAAATCTCTTGGTGCCGACACCGCCGTCTACGGCGTCAGCACAATCATCGGCAGGTTCCTCAATTTTCTCCTCGTTCCTTTCTACACAAATGTACTTTCCACATCTCAATATGGAATAGTCGCAACCGTTTACTCCTACATTGCGTTCATGAACATCATCTATATCTACGGAATGGAATCAGCGTATTTCAAGTATGCTTCGACAAGAGAGATCGGCAACGACAGAGAGATTTTCACGACACCCTTCATTTCTGTTTTTATAACTTCTGTCATCTTCTCCTCAATATTATTTGCCGCGAGCATACACCTTGCGCCGCTTATCCAGGTACCGGTTCAATTCGCTGACACGATCCGTTATTCGGCGATAATACTGATACTTGATTCAATGTCGGTAGTTCCATTCGCAGCTCTGCGACTTCAGCGCAAGGTAAAATTGTTCGCCTCAGTCAAAGTCATCAACATTGTTGTTAACGTCGCGTCAAACGTGGTCCTCCTCGTGAAATTTCATGCCGGCATCGAGGGAATTTTTATTAGCGGGGTCATCGCGTCTGGGGTAACGCTGATCCTCCTTTCACCCACGATCTTGCGGATGTTCGCGCCAAAGTATAACCTCGAGCTATTCCGCGCGCTTCTCAAGTTTGGACTGCCGTACATACCTGCGGGACTTGCCGCTATGATGGTCCAGGTAATCGACAGGCCGATACTCCTCGCGCTGACAAATGAAAGCACGGTGGGAATCTACCAGGCAAATTACAGACTCGGTATATTAATGATGCTAATCGTGTCCATGTACGATTATGCCTGGCGCCCGTTCTTCCTGACACACGCGAACGACCCCAACGCCAAGGATCTCTTCTCACGCATCTTGACCTATTTTACATTATTCAGCTCGATAGTGGTCCTATTGGTCACTCTGTATATAGATGATCTTGTCAAGTTTAGAGTGTTCGGCAGATTCATTATAAACCCGGCGTACTGGTCGGGCCTGGGGATAGTCCCTATCGTACTCATTGGGTATCTCTTCAATGGAATTTACGTGAATCTGATGGCAGGAATATACATCGAGAAGAAAACCGCACATCTCCCATACATCACCGGCATCGGAGCTGCAATCAATGTCATCGCAAATCTCCTCCTGATCCCGAAGTTCGGGATGTTCGGTGCTGCGTGGGCGACTTTCTTGGCGTACGGCGGAATGGCAATTGCGATCTACATTGTCTCTCAGAAGTTCTATCCGGTCCAGTACGAAACGGCAAGATTGACAAAGATCGGTTTATCGCTCGGGGTCGTCGTCTTGCTGTTCGCTTACCGCAACACTCTATTCTTTTCATTGAATGAACAAGTCCTGAAGATTTCTGGTTTGGTGACTTTCATTGTGTTGCTCCTTATTCTTAGATTTCCAAACAAGGGCGAATTAAGGATCGTTAGACGGAAAGGTTAA
- a CDS encoding acetyl-CoA carboxylase carboxyltransferase subunit alpha — MGKQILEFEKPILELEQKIEEMRKLSDQLDIEDEIKKLESRVSELRSNIYSNLTRWQRVQLARHPERPYTLDYISLITTDFIELHGDRYFGDDHAIVGGFAKLNGKTVLVVGQQKGRDTKSNIYRNFGMPNPEGYRKALRMMKLAEKFGKPIITLLDTQGAYPGIEAEERGQAEAIARNLFEMAQLRVPIVVVVIGEGASGGALGLGVGDRILMMENAWYSVIAPESCSSILWRSWDFKEQAADALRLTAPDLLAQKIIDRIIPEPIGGAHKDPKAAAESVKTILVEELDALRKIKPEKLVENRIMKFGSMGSFSGS; from the coding sequence ATGGGCAAACAAATACTCGAATTTGAAAAGCCGATCCTCGAACTCGAGCAAAAGATCGAGGAGATGCGGAAGCTGTCCGATCAACTTGATATTGAAGACGAAATTAAGAAACTTGAATCGCGAGTTAGCGAGCTGCGGAGCAACATATACTCTAATTTAACGCGCTGGCAGAGAGTTCAGCTTGCGCGCCATCCAGAGAGGCCTTACACTTTGGATTACATAAGTCTTATCACTACAGATTTCATAGAGCTCCATGGTGACAGGTATTTCGGTGACGATCACGCGATAGTCGGGGGTTTTGCCAAACTTAACGGGAAGACAGTGCTCGTAGTCGGCCAGCAGAAAGGCCGCGACACGAAGTCGAATATTTACCGTAATTTTGGAATGCCGAACCCGGAGGGCTACAGGAAGGCGCTCCGCATGATGAAGCTTGCCGAGAAATTCGGGAAGCCCATAATCACACTTCTGGACACGCAGGGAGCTTACCCGGGAATCGAAGCGGAGGAGCGCGGACAGGCAGAGGCGATCGCCCGGAATTTGTTTGAGATGGCACAGCTGAGAGTCCCAATCGTCGTTGTCGTAATCGGTGAAGGAGCTTCGGGAGGTGCGCTGGGACTCGGAGTCGGAGACAGGATACTGATGATGGAGAATGCCTGGTATTCGGTCATTGCCCCCGAATCCTGCTCATCGATACTCTGGCGAAGCTGGGATTTCAAGGAACAAGCAGCGGACGCACTGAGGCTCACCGCGCCTGATCTTCTCGCACAGAAGATTATCGACAGGATCATACCCGAACCCATAGGCGGCGCGCACAAGGATCCGAAAGCTGCTGCCGAGTCCGTGAAGACGATTCTGGTAGAAGAACTCGACGCACTCAGGAAGATCAAGCCAGAAAAACTCGTCGAGAACAGGATCATGAAATTCGGATCGATGGGCTCATTCTCAGGGAGTTGA